GCGCTGGAACGCTTGGCGTTTTATTCCAGTTGCAAAGTCTGAGAGATGATCTCAATGAAGATGTGAGCCATTACGAGAATTCAGACGATGAATTAGCTTTGCCTACTTACATCAATCCTGTTCCAGCTAAACTTTTGTCACCTGCATTTTTTGACAAGGATGGAGGTGGCGACATGCTCCTGTATCAGGTCAGAAGATTCAAGGAGACCAAGGGAATCATAGTTAACACTTTCCTTGAGCTAGAATCACATTCGATTCAGGCCTTGAGTAATGATAAAACCATCCCACCAGTATATACAGTAGGGCCTGTATTGAATCTGAAGGGAAGCAATagtcaaaatcaagaaactgaGATGATTATGAAATGGCTAGATCTTCAGCCAGAATGTTCTGTTGTGTTCCTTTGCTTTGGTAGTGGAGGTAGTTTTGATGGTGACCAAGTGGAGGAAATTGCCCATGCACTCGAGCGCAGTGGATATCGATTCCTCTGGTCATTGAGAAGGCCTTCACCTAAAGAAAAATTTGAGTTTCCAAGTGAGTATGAGAACCTGGATGAAGTCTTGCCAGAAGGGTTCTTGCAGAGAACTGCAGCCGTTGGAAAAGTTATTGGATGGGCACCACAGGCGGCAGTTCTATCCCATCCTGCTGCGGGGGGCTTTGTTTCTCACTGTGGCTGGAACTCAATATTGGAAAGCGTTTGGTGCGGTGTGCCAGTGGCAACTTGGCCGCTTTATGCAGAGCAGCAGACGAATGCGTTCTTAATGGTGAAGGACTTGGCAACGGCAGTGGAGATCAAAATAGATTTCAGAAAAGATCTGCTACTGGGTGTGAGTAGTGAGACTTTGACTGCAAATGTGATTGAAAGAGGGATTAAACATCTGATGGATCCTGAGAATGAAATCAGAGAGAAGGTGAAGGAAATGAAGGAGAAGAGCAGGTTGGCTCCTAATGAAGGAGGATCATCCTATTCTTCCATGAAGTGCTTTCTTGAAGATGTAATAGATAGTATTCCATAATTGTTTGTCAGATCTGAATTGTTATAATGTATTGCATTATTGCTTCGTTTTCTTAAATACATAGCTGAAGATCAACCATTACTATATCCATTAACTCTGCTATAACTAATTTTACTTTGAAAGTCGAtgcttttttctgtttttgcttGTTAGGCTTTCTGCTGTTTTCCCTTTCGCACTCTGATTTGCTATTCTAATATTCTCCATGGTACTTTGTAGGTCAAATACAATCCGTGATTGTGAAATGGACTTACAATGTAGACTTACAATTCAGTTAATAGTAACAGTGAATAGCTAAACTTATTAATTAAACTTCGGAGTTGGTAAAAGTTTAGGGAGTATTATAGTgctaaaccaaaaatgacaacTTGATTGTGGCATTGAGAGCAGAGTATGTCTTTCACAGCATTTAGTCACACGTAGTTGTGGTGCGTGCCATTCTAGTTGCAATAATTGGTGCATTCAATTAAAGCATAGTTTACTCTTATAATGCTTGAGAAGGTGGCACGGTTTTTCTTCGAGTGTACTGTATCATTGCAGGCTCTTACCtgattagttttctttttccttgcgtctttttttttttttttttttttgcattttgtgaattttgaactCAATGAACACGGAAAGTcctcaaaattgactaaaatacgGCAAATTCTCATATGCAACTTTGTAGGCAACAGGTTCAAAACTTCATTGGAATTAAATTGATTTACGACCATATAATAGGGAAGAAGTGTGAtccaaattaggaaaatatagATGAAGAAAACAAAGTAGTTAGAAATGAAGTGACAGGCATTAGAGAAGCGACAATTaacttatttgatttttttttattgccaAATTCCATACACAGGGGAGCGATGCCAacctttaatttttattaatcataaaataaaaatataaagtgTTTAAGAAGGGCCTGAAAAGACCTAGGAACAtttatgaaaacaaaaattaggaGTATTCCTCCCGTACAAGTTACAATTTATTTCTACACATGCAAAAATTCCCTACCATCTAAAATCAAGCGAGCCTTAACCACTGAAGGAAGTTGTTGAATGGAAGTAAAAAGCGAATCAGAATGAAGATGAAGCGTGGCAAGCCTAGCCGCCATGGAATTTAACATGACTAACTGACGCAGAAAGTGACTGCCAAAGCTCTCTAATTTGACGAAGAAAATTGCACAATGGCCATTTAGACATTGCCCCgaaacaatcaaacaaacaacaaaGAAGAATCAACCTTAACTTGTAAATTCTGGTCATTTCTTTCACCACACAATTGAAGACCAAATAATAATGCATGAATCTCTGCCTCCAACACCTCAGCTTCCCCCAACTCTTTATAGAAAGCAAAAACCAAGTTACCTCTGTGATCACACACCAAACCACCACCTGACACCCTACCATTTACTACACTCGCATCTGTATTTAATTTGCAAAAATTCACCGGGGGTCTCTTCCAGCAAACCGAAATTAATCTAACAATTGTAGAAGAATGAAAAATAAATTGAGCAAAGGAAGAGTCCATGTCCCCACGGGTtgaaatttccaattttgtgatgaattttaaaaaattctaaaacAAGGGTGATTTTGGTGGGATATTCCGTAGGGGGGTCCTCGCTTTCCGCGAGTGCGAGGTTAGTAGAGCTCACATTAGCGGAATGCGAGCTCAGCTCtattgagctcgcattcgcGGAATGCGAGCTCTACTTATTGAGCACAACTCTATTGAACTCACATTCCGCGAATGCGAGCTTAAgtattatttaaatttttttgctttttttttgggagctagagaattttttccagaaaatagTAAGAGCTAAATGCAAGCTcctaaatgttttttttttaaattcttcaaatagctcgcatttgataaatttgacctccAAAAAtggtatttaatttttttgttagatttcgcatttataagtatgactttcagaaaattaaattcaaacttgctagaaaaaaaatttaaaatgaaatttacgagctcccaaaaaaatgtaaaattaactGTAAATGTTGTTTGTTTTGTAGAATTTGCCTTTACTAAAATGCTATCGGTAGTAAAATCTTATTTTAAAAGCTCTACTAAAATCTTATATTTCGGAGAAATGTTAGAGAAATGTTATTTAAAAATCTGTAATTAGCAgaggaataaattttttttattttaaaactttaacgtgcctaaagtcatcaaatatgtgctctaaaaaaaatcatatttcttttatattaaaaaaaattggtaattgtacGGTTATTATAATACATCTAAACGGTGGAAAAAGTACACATGCATAGTTCTTTCTATCTATTTCATATATCAATGtaaaaatagaatgaaattgTTAACATGTAACGTGTTGACtatattttatgaaaaaaatactaactttttttccttttttatgaaataaattttttatatcaaattctaattttctttATCAAATTCTAATTTTCCTTTATTATTAATGAATCGTATTTATTTGTTGACACCGATGAATATTAGTTATAAGAATGTAATAGTTAATAGTCATTAATATCTGTTACAATTTCAActgtaattttagaaatttcataacgcaatgttattttaaaaaattatataagttatttttatgaagtgcatgttatttatttggtagttgaaaaggaaaagaaaaagaaatttcacgGAATGCGAGCTCACTATAGTGACCTCGCATTCCCGCAATGCGAACACCCCATTTGTAGAAAAACCTGCAAAAACCGCCCCaattgtaaaatgacttttttttttcatcataaacTAAGAATTCACCCCAAGGAAAACACAAAAAGTTTGGAATGAAGTGGCTTGCATCAGAGAAGTAACAATTGACTTATTTGATAACAAGTACGTTTGGCACAATTGTAATTAGATTGGGTAAATGATCCAACTACTCTTGTTCTAAAACATGAAGTAGGGGGACAAAATACCTATTTAATGAGTTGAAATGCATAAAGTTGATAAAATTGAGGAGAATTAAGTGCATTTAACTTTAAATAAAGATAATTAAATGTCAAAACGAGAAAGAAACTACTTTATATTGAGTTTAATGATTAGCTTGAttaatgataataaaatttcacaattcaACAGTAAAAAGCAATTTATTGATAGTACATTTACATTTATCAAGTAAAAATCCTGGAAACATGGTAGTTTTGATTTCTACTCGATTCACTAGTGTGAAAGGCACATCTGCTTTTAATGTAAACAGATAAGATACACGTGGCGTGCGCTGCAAGCTAGGTAGAAACCAGAGAGATAAAGGTTGGATTTCCATCTTCAATCAACTGGCTAAAGTTAGCAGAGAAAACGACAGAAATGAAAAAAGCAGAGCTGGTTTTCGTTACTGTACCAGGGATTGGCCACTTAGTATCATGTGTTGAACTAGCAAAGCTTCTCGTTGAATGTGATGAACGATTATCGATCACCGTCCTGGTTATGAAGCTGCCCTTTGATCCAAAAGTCAGTAGCTACACAAATTCGTTGGTAGAAACTCCGAATTTGCACATAAGGTACCTTGAGCTCATGAAAGAAGAGCCTTCTTCTCAATTGTCATCTTTTCTTTCGATTCTGTTTCGATTTATCGACAACCATAAAAGTTGTGTGAGGGAGGTTCTTGCTGAAATATCCAATTGTGTTTCGTCGCATCTTGGTGGGATCGTCATAGACATGTTTTGCACCTCTTTGATTGATGTAGCCAATGAATTTGGAGTTCCTTCCTATATATTTTGCCCAGGCGGTGCTACAACGCTTGGCGTTTTATTCCAGTTGCAAAGTCTGAGAGATGATCTCAATGAAGATGTGAGCCATTACGAGAATTCAGACGTTGAATTAGCTTTGCCTACTTACATCAATCCTGTTCCAGCTAAACTTTTGTCATCTGCATTGTTTGAGAAGGATGGAAGTGTCGACATGTTCCTCGATCAGGCAAAGAGATACAGGAAGACCAAGGGAATCATAATTAACACTTTCCTTGAGTTTGAATCCCATGCGATTCACGCCTTGAGCAATGATAAAACCATCCCACCAGTATATGCAGTAGGGCCTGTATTGAATCTGAAGGGAAGCAATagtcaaaatcaagaaactgaGATGATTATGAAATGGCTAGATCTTCAGCCAGAATGTTCTGTTGTGTTCCTTTGCTTTGGTAGTGGAGGTAGTTTTGATGGTGACCAAGTGGAGGAAATTGCCCATGCACTCGAGCGCAGTGGATATCGATTCCTCTGGTCATTGAGAAGGCCTTCACCTAAAGAAAAATTTGAGTTTCCAAGTGAGTATGAGAACCTGGATGAAGTCTTGCCAGAAGGGTTCTTGCAGAGAACTGCAGCCGTTGGAAAAGTTATTGGATGGGCACCACAGGCGGCAGTTCTATCCCATCCTGCTGCGGGGGGCTTTGTTTCTCACTGTGGCTGGAACTCAATATTGGAAAGCGTTTGGTGCGGTGTGCCAGTGGCAACTTGGCCGCTTTATGCAGAGCAGCAGACGAATGCGTTCTTAATGGTGAAGGACTTGGCAACGGCAGTGGAGATCAAAATAGATTTCAGAAAAGATCTGCTACTGGGTGTGAGTAGTGAGACTTTGACTGCAAATGTGATTGAAAGAGGGATTAAACATCTGATGGATCCTGAGAATGAAATCAGAGAGAAGGTGAAGGAAATGAAGGAGAAGAGCAGGTTGGCTCCTAATGAAGGAGGATCATCCTATTCTTCCATGAAGTGCTTTCTTGAAGATGTAATAGATAGTATTCCATAATTGTTTGTCAGATCTGAATTGTTATAATGTATTGCATTATTGCTTCGTTTTCTTAAATACATAGCTGAAGATCAACCATTACTATATCCATTAACTCTGCTATAACTAATTTTACTTTGAAAGTCGAtgcttttttctgtttttgcttGTTAGGCTTTCTGCTGTTTTCCCTTTCGCACTCTGATTTGCTATTCTAATATTCTCCATGGTACTTTGTAGGTCAAATACAATCCGTGATTGTGAAATGGACTTACAATGTAGACTTACAATTCAGTTAATAGTAACAGTGAATAGCTAAACTTATTAATTAAACTTCGGAGTTGGTAAAAGTTTAGGGAGTATTATAGTgctaaaccaaaaatgacaacTTGATTGTGGCATTGAGAGCAGAGTATGTCTTTCACAGCATTTAGTCACACGTAGTTGTGGTGCGTGCCATTCTAGTTGCAATAATTGGTGCATTCAATTAAAGCATAGTTTACTCTTATAATGCTTGAGAAGGTGGCACGGTTTTTCTTCGAGTGTACTGTATCATTGCAGGCTCTTACCtgattagttttctttttccttgcgtctttttttttttttttttttttgcattttgtgaattttgaactCAATGAACACGGAAAGTcctcaaaattgactaaaatacgGCAAATTCTCATATGCAACTTTGTAGGCAACAGGTTCAAAACTTCATTGGAATTAAATTGATTTACGACCATATAATAGGGAAGAAGTGTGAtccaaattaggaaaatatagATGAAGAAAACAAAGTAGTTAGAAATGAAGTGACAGGCATTAGAGAAGCGACAATTaacttatttgatttttttttattgccaAATTCCATACACAGGGGAGCGATGCCAacctttaatttttattaatcataaaataaaaatataaagtgTTTAAGAAGGGCCTGAAAAGACCTAGGAACAtttatgaaaacaaaaattaggaGTATTCCTCCCGTACAAGTTACAATTTATTTCTACACATGCAAAAATTCCCTACCATCTAAAATCAAGCGAGCCTTAACCACTGAAGGAAGTTGTTGAATGGAAGTAAAAAGCGAATCAGAATGAAGATGAAGCGTGGCAAGCCTAGCCGCCATGGAATTTAACATGACTAACTGACGCAGAAAGTGACTGCCAAAGCTCTCTAATTTGACGAAGAAAATTGCACAATGGCCATTTAGACATTGCCCCgaaacaatcaaacaaacaacaaaGAAGAATCAACCTTAACTTGTAAATTCTGGTCATTTCTTTCACCACACAATTGAAGACCAAATAATAATGCATGAATCTCTGCCTCCAACACCTCAGCTTCCCCCAACTCTTTATAGAAAGCAAAAACCAAGTTACCTCTGTGATCACACACCAAACCACCACCTGACACCCTACCATTTACTACACTCGCATCTGTATTTAATTTGCAAAAATTCACCGGGGGTCTCTTCCAGCAAACCGAAATTAATCTAACAATTGTAGAAGAATGAAAAATAAATTGAGCAAAGGAAGAGTCCATGTCCCCACGGGTtgaaatttccaattttgtgatgaattttaaaaaattctaaaacAAGGGTGATTTTGGTGGGATATTCCGTAGGGGGGTCCTCGCTTTCCGCGAGTGCGAGGTTAGTAGAGCTCACATTAGCGGAATGCGAGCTCAGCTCtattgagctcgcattcgcGGAATGCGAGCTCTACTTATTGAGCACAACTCTATTGAACTCACATTCCGCGAATGCGAGCTTAAgtattatttaaatttttttgctttttttttgggagctagagaattttttccagaaaatagTAAGAGCTAAATGCAAGCTcctaaatgttttttttttaaattcttcaaatagctcgcatttgataaatttgacctccAAAAAtggtatttaatttttttgttagatttcgcatttataagtatgactttcagaaaattaaattcaaacttgctagaaaaaaaatttaaaatgaaatttacgagctcccaaaaaaaatgtaaaattaactGTAAATGTTGTTTGTTTTGTAGAATTTGCCTTTACTAAAATGCTATCGGTAGTAAAATCTTATTTTAAAAGCTCTACTAAAATCTTATATTTCGGAGAAATGTTAGAGAAATGTTATTTAAAAATCTGTAATTAGCAgaggaataaattttttttattttaaaactttaacgtgcctaaagtcatcaaatatgtgctctaaaaaaaatcatatttcttttatattaaaaaaaattggtaattgtacGGTTATTATAATACATCTAAACGGTGGAAAAAGTACACATGCATAGTTCTTTCTATCTATTTCATATATCAATGtaaaaatagaatgaaattgTTAACATGTAACGTGTTGACtatattttatgaaaaaaatactaactttttttccttttttatgaaataaattttttatatcaaattctaattttctttATCAAATTCTAATTTTCCTTTATTATTAATGAATCGTATTTATTTGTTGACACCGATGAATATTAGTTATAAGAATGTAATAGTTAATAGTCATTAATATCTGTTACAATTTCAActgtaattttagaaatttcataacgcaatgttattttaaaaaattatataagttatttttatgaagtgcatgttatttatttggtagttgaaaaggaaaagaaaaagaaatttcacgGAATGCGAGCTCACTATAGTGACCTCGCATTCCCGCAATGCGAACACCCCATTTGTAGAAAAACCTGCAAAAACCGCCCCaattgtaaaatgacttttttttttcatcataaacTAAGAATTCACCCCAAGGAAAACACAAAAAGTTTGGAATGAAGTGGCTTGCATCAGAGAAGTAACAATTGACTTATTTGATAACAAGTACGTTTGGCACAATTGTAATTAGATTGGGTAAATGATCCAACTACTCTTGTTCTAAAACATGAAGTAGGGGGACAAAATACCTATTTAATGAGTTGAAATGCATAAAGTTGATAAAATTGAGGAGAATTAAGTGCATTTAACTTTAAATAAAGATAATTAAATGTCAAAACGAGAA
The DNA window shown above is from Coffea arabica cultivar ET-39 chromosome 5e, Coffea Arabica ET-39 HiFi, whole genome shotgun sequence and carries:
- the LOC113743935 gene encoding anthocyanidin 3-O-glucosyltransferase 2-like, which codes for MKTAELVFVPIPGIGHLVSCVELAKLFIECDERLSITVLIMKLPYDTKVSSYTNSLVETPNLHIRYLELIKEEPSSQLSSFLSILYRFIDNHKSCVREVLAEISNSVSSHLGGIVIDMFCTSLIDVANEFGVPSYIFCPGGAGTLGVLFQLQSLRDDLNEDVSHYENSDDELALPTYINPVPAKLLSPAFFDKDGGGDMLLYQVRRFKETKGIIVNTFLELESHSIQALSNDKTIPPVYTVGPVLNLKGSNSQNQETEMIMKWLDLQPECSVVFLCFGSGGSFDGDQVEEIAHALERSGYRFLWSLRRPSPKEKFEFPSEYENLDEVLPEGFLQRTAAVGKVIGWAPQAAVLSHPAAGGFVSHCGWNSILESVWCGVPVATWPLYAEQQTNAFLMVKDLATAVEIKIDFRKDLLLGVSSETLTANVIERGIKHLMDPENEIREKVKEMKEKSRLAPNEGGSSYSSMKCFLEDVIDSIP
- the LOC140006877 gene encoding anthocyanidin 3-O-glucosyltransferase 2-like; translated protein: MKKAELVFVTVPGIGHLVSCVELAKLLVECDERLSITVLVMKLPFDPKVSSYTNSLVETPNLHIRYLELMKEEPSSQLSSFLSILFRFIDNHKSCVREVLAEISNCVSSHLGGIVIDMFCTSLIDVANEFGVPSYIFCPGGATTLGVLFQLQSLRDDLNEDVSHYENSDVELALPTYINPVPAKLLSSALFEKDGSVDMFLDQAKRYRKTKGIIINTFLEFESHAIHALSNDKTIPPVYAVGPVLNLKGSNSQNQETEMIMKWLDLQPECSVVFLCFGSGGSFDGDQVEEIAHALERSGYRFLWSLRRPSPKEKFEFPSEYENLDEVLPEGFLQRTAAVGKVIGWAPQAAVLSHPAAGGFVSHCGWNSILESVWCGVPVATWPLYAEQQTNAFLMVKDLATAVEIKIDFRKDLLLGVSSETLTANVIERGIKHLMDPENEIREKVKEMKEKSRLAPNEGGSSYSSMKCFLEDVIDSIP